Proteins encoded within one genomic window of Candidatus Eisenbacteria bacterium:
- a CDS encoding ABC transporter ATP-binding protein translates to MLRAELDRSFGDFRLQLTLEVARGATLALVGESGAGKTTVLRLLAGLDQPDRGAITVDGDTWFGGERGTSRPAWQRGIGYVPQDYVLFPHLDVFENVAFGLRRQDLPRESVRSRAQAALDRLEIGALSPRRPHHLSGGQRQRVALARALALEPQVLLLDEPLSALDVQNRRALRGELRRLLSELRCATVYVTHAPLEALALGDRILVIEQGRATQDGTRDDLLRHPKTNYVAEFVGVNLFRGMPGARDGSGLVEVRTGDSTLSVVDPGGDDEVFAAVGPRDVTLHLEAPSGSARNLFHGPIEEIVPEPPHGERVRVVIGSRPPLVAEISRSAAESMSLAPGRAVHATFKATAVMTYR, encoded by the coding sequence GTGCTGCGCGCCGAGCTGGATAGGAGCTTCGGGGATTTCCGTCTCCAGCTCACGCTGGAGGTGGCACGTGGCGCCACGCTGGCCCTGGTCGGCGAGAGCGGCGCCGGGAAGACCACCGTGCTGAGACTGCTGGCCGGGCTGGACCAGCCCGATCGCGGCGCGATCACGGTCGACGGCGACACCTGGTTCGGCGGAGAGCGCGGCACCTCGCGGCCGGCCTGGCAGCGAGGAATCGGCTACGTGCCGCAGGACTACGTGCTCTTTCCCCACCTCGACGTGTTCGAGAACGTGGCCTTCGGACTGCGCCGTCAGGATCTGCCCCGTGAATCGGTGCGATCACGGGCCCAGGCCGCGCTCGATCGGCTCGAGATCGGCGCGCTCTCGCCGCGCCGGCCGCATCATCTCTCGGGCGGCCAGCGGCAGCGCGTCGCGCTCGCCCGTGCGCTGGCGCTCGAGCCCCAGGTCCTGTTGCTCGACGAGCCGCTCTCGGCGTTGGACGTCCAGAACCGGCGGGCGCTGCGCGGCGAGCTGCGGCGGCTGCTCTCGGAGCTTCGCTGCGCGACGGTCTACGTGACCCATGCCCCCCTGGAAGCCTTGGCGCTCGGCGATCGCATCCTGGTGATCGAGCAAGGACGCGCCACGCAGGATGGGACGCGGGACGACCTGCTGCGACATCCCAAGACGAACTACGTCGCCGAGTTCGTGGGCGTCAACCTGTTCCGAGGAATGCCGGGCGCCCGGGACGGCTCGGGTCTCGTCGAGGTGCGGACCGGCGACTCCACGCTGTCCGTGGTGGATCCGGGCGGTGACGACGAGGTGTTCGCGGCGGTGGGCCCGCGCGACGTCACGCTCCATCTCGAGGCGCCGAGCGGGAGCGCGCGCAACCTCTTCCACGGTCCGATCGAGGAGATCGTCCCCGAGCCGCCCCACGGCGAGCGGGTGCGCGTGGTGATTGGCTCTCGTCCGCCTCTGGTGGCCGAGATCTCGCGCTCGGCGGCCGAATCCATGAGCCTCGCGCCCGGCCGCGCGGTGCATGCCACGTTCAAGGCAACCGCGGTGATGACCTATCGCTGA
- a CDS encoding BamA/TamA family outer membrane protein yields MPRRIRSPWTLATLLLVASLASAPAHAQYFGQNKVQYQSFRFKVLKTEHFDLYYYEDERQMAEKAGLMAERWYARLSRALAHDLRGRQPLIVYASHPHFEQTNAIPGELDESTGGVTESFKRRIVLPLSASLAEVDHVIGHELVHAFQYDLKSRVESNMVDPGMTMPLWFIEGMAEYLSIGPRDPNTAMWLRDAALDNKLPTISKLDQSRYFPYRFGQALWAFVASRYGEDRVGEIFKAAGGRGVTVERAFEAVLGIPADSLSREWIRSTKSWARGQDGGSAQPGGFTSAQGTGTIGRADSTRGSGTVGRVLLGPSGERGRLNVSPALSPDGSKVAFLSERGLFSIELFVADASTGKVLRSLTKAAVDPHLQSLQFIHSAGAWSPDGSRIAVAAVTNGEPTLRILNASSGRLVKQVRFGEMGEIYHPTWSPDGKQIAFSGLVGGASDLFIVELANGRHHRLTQDLYSDLQPAWSPDGKTIAFASDRFSTDLVALKYGGLQLVKLDVASRVITPVSGGDQGKNINPQWSSDGASLYFVSDRTGISNVYRLSLGSGEVTAVTDVRTGVSGITKLSPAFSVARRAERAVFSVYEKGGYRIHALDAASLTGTPPPASSPRADFLPPAISDAGVTATSVDSLADSTAFKRNRYRAGLSLDSIGQVGVGVAAGGNGGVAIAGGSALFWSDMLGDHNLGTQFQLSTAQGGFGRNLAAVVAYQNLKNRWNWMVTAGQIPSFWRSFETEEVGNIGIARDNRFWEIERQAHGVIAYPFNRAQRIELGFGYRNIDFQSEVQTQTFDLTTGEMVSDITRPGPDDSIPSLNLMEGLAAVVYDNSIFGGTGPIMGQRYRFEVAPVAGDLRYMGVLGDYRRYFKLVGPFTLAGRGVHMGRYGPDSDTPRLSPLYLGYPWLVRGYDASSFTMEECGGGPDCPAYDRLFGSRLALGNVELRMPLFGALGVVRSPMVPPVELAAFYDAGVAWYEAVKPEFLGGPRSGVSSYGGAFRVNLLGFAVAEISYVQPQNRPIKGAYWLFALQPGF; encoded by the coding sequence ATGCCTCGCCGTATCCGATCGCCGTGGACGCTCGCCACCCTCCTCCTGGTCGCCTCGCTGGCGTCGGCGCCGGCGCACGCGCAGTACTTCGGCCAGAACAAGGTCCAGTACCAGTCCTTCCGCTTCAAGGTGCTGAAGACCGAGCACTTCGACCTCTATTACTACGAAGACGAGCGGCAGATGGCCGAGAAGGCCGGTCTGATGGCGGAGCGCTGGTACGCCCGGCTCTCACGCGCGCTCGCCCATGATCTGCGCGGGCGGCAGCCGCTCATCGTCTACGCCAGTCACCCGCACTTCGAACAGACCAACGCCATTCCCGGTGAGCTCGACGAGTCGACCGGCGGCGTCACCGAGAGCTTCAAGCGCCGCATCGTGCTTCCGCTCAGCGCCTCGCTGGCGGAAGTGGATCACGTCATCGGCCACGAGCTGGTGCACGCCTTTCAGTACGACCTCAAGAGCCGGGTCGAGTCGAACATGGTGGACCCGGGGATGACGATGCCGCTGTGGTTCATCGAAGGCATGGCGGAATACCTCTCGATCGGACCACGCGACCCGAACACCGCGATGTGGCTGCGTGACGCGGCGCTCGACAACAAGCTTCCCACGATCTCGAAGCTCGATCAGTCCCGCTACTTCCCGTACCGCTTCGGCCAGGCGCTGTGGGCGTTCGTGGCCTCTCGTTACGGCGAAGATCGCGTGGGAGAGATCTTCAAAGCCGCCGGCGGGCGAGGCGTCACCGTCGAGCGGGCTTTCGAGGCGGTGCTCGGCATTCCCGCGGATTCGCTCTCGCGCGAGTGGATTCGCTCCACCAAGTCATGGGCCCGCGGCCAGGACGGAGGCTCTGCCCAGCCGGGTGGATTCACGTCCGCTCAGGGCACGGGAACGATCGGCCGTGCCGATTCCACTCGAGGCTCGGGAACCGTGGGCCGGGTGCTGCTCGGTCCTTCGGGCGAGCGCGGGCGGCTCAATGTCTCACCCGCGCTGAGTCCCGACGGCTCCAAGGTGGCGTTTCTGTCGGAGCGCGGACTCTTCTCGATCGAGCTCTTCGTCGCCGACGCTTCGACGGGAAAGGTCCTGCGCAGCCTGACCAAAGCGGCGGTGGACCCGCACCTGCAGAGCCTTCAGTTCATCCACTCGGCGGGTGCATGGAGCCCCGACGGCTCACGGATCGCGGTGGCCGCGGTGACCAACGGGGAGCCGACGCTGCGGATCCTGAACGCCAGCTCGGGGAGGCTGGTCAAGCAGGTCCGCTTCGGCGAGATGGGCGAGATCTATCACCCCACGTGGTCTCCGGACGGCAAGCAGATCGCGTTCTCGGGCTTGGTCGGAGGGGCGAGCGATCTGTTCATCGTCGAGTTGGCCAATGGCCGTCACCACCGCCTGACCCAGGATCTCTATTCCGACTTGCAGCCCGCATGGTCGCCGGACGGCAAGACCATCGCGTTCGCTTCGGATCGCTTCTCCACGGACCTCGTGGCGCTGAAGTACGGCGGCCTCCAGCTGGTGAAGCTGGACGTTGCGTCCAGGGTCATCACGCCCGTGTCCGGCGGCGACCAAGGCAAGAACATCAACCCGCAGTGGTCGAGTGACGGCGCGAGCCTCTACTTCGTCTCCGACCGCACCGGAATCTCCAACGTCTATCGGCTGTCGCTCGGATCGGGCGAGGTGACCGCGGTCACCGATGTTCGCACCGGCGTCAGCGGGATCACCAAGCTGAGCCCCGCCTTCTCGGTGGCGCGCCGCGCGGAGCGCGCGGTGTTCAGCGTCTACGAGAAGGGCGGCTATCGCATCCACGCGCTCGACGCCGCCTCGCTGACGGGAACGCCCCCGCCGGCGTCGTCGCCGCGCGCCGACTTCCTGCCGCCGGCGATCAGCGATGCCGGCGTCACCGCCACCTCGGTGGACTCGCTGGCCGACAGCACCGCGTTCAAGCGCAACCGCTATCGCGCCGGCCTCAGTCTCGATTCCATCGGGCAGGTCGGGGTCGGCGTGGCCGCGGGCGGCAACGGCGGCGTGGCCATTGCCGGCGGGAGCGCGCTCTTCTGGAGCGACATGCTGGGCGACCACAACCTCGGCACGCAGTTCCAGCTCAGCACCGCGCAGGGCGGCTTCGGGCGCAACCTGGCCGCGGTGGTGGCCTACCAGAATCTCAAGAACCGCTGGAACTGGATGGTGACCGCCGGCCAGATCCCGTCCTTCTGGCGAAGCTTCGAGACCGAAGAAGTCGGCAACATCGGGATCGCCCGTGACAATCGCTTCTGGGAGATCGAGCGCCAGGCTCACGGCGTGATCGCCTATCCGTTCAACCGCGCCCAGCGGATCGAATTGGGCTTCGGCTATCGCAACATCGACTTCCAGAGCGAGGTCCAGACGCAGACCTTCGATCTCACGACCGGCGAGATGGTGAGCGACATCACGAGGCCTGGTCCGGACGACAGCATCCCCTCGCTCAACCTGATGGAAGGTCTCGCGGCGGTGGTCTACGACAACTCCATCTTCGGCGGCACCGGGCCGATCATGGGCCAGCGTTACCGCTTCGAAGTGGCGCCGGTGGCCGGCGATCTTCGCTACATGGGCGTCCTGGGGGACTACCGGCGCTACTTCAAGCTGGTGGGCCCGTTCACGCTCGCGGGTCGCGGCGTCCACATGGGCCGCTACGGCCCCGACTCCGACACGCCGCGGCTGTCTCCGCTCTACCTCGGGTATCCATGGCTGGTGCGTGGCTACGATGCATCCTCGTTCACGATGGAGGAGTGCGGAGGCGGCCCCGACTGTCCCGCATACGACCGCCTGTTCGGCAGCCGGCTGGCGCTCGGCAACGTGGAGCTCCGCATGCCGTTGTTCGGAGCGCTCGGCGTCGTGCGCTCGCCGATGGTTCCGCCGGTCGAGCTGGCGGCGTTCTACGACGCCGGCGTCGCATGGTACGAGGCCGTGAAGCCCGAGTTCCTCGGAGGTCCGCGCAGCGGGGTCTCGAGCTACGGCGGCGCGTTCCGGGTGAATCTGCTCGGCTTCGCCGTGGCCGAGATCTCCTACGTCCAGCCGCAGAACCGCCCCATCAAGGGCGCCTACTGGCTGTTCGCGCTCCAACCCGGCTTCTAG
- a CDS encoding GAF domain-containing protein — MSRFDLRDVSERLTKSRSVESVISEFLRSLHSMRSDWYSTLAFYEVSQDALVDVYELDQNRLVRRNIVVPVESLPHTLVRKVFHSTMPIQQNGRETVFSPGGATAHYTPSRSEASDLMALTVLTEWESCICMPLAYQDDLIAILVISSAKKNAFAGKALGELIPLKSIATVALAQNLYRTHRKPPQPREAAPEPIAGPPSSEVDERSQQSAQLDRESQDRTAQIEALLGQIETLDRSSSSYKEELERVKVAVSAMEESSESAVEILTETYQQLQTTQWTLEELQATVDTMKEVFQLLSEEVSRDFLPEVMVEWFCAHQEVARCSLLVPDEAGSTLQVAAHRGIDPSVAGRVRVRVGQGVAGWVAAHRKPLYVRVSEDAKSLGRSPDGTYNSDSFIVVPLVHNGQMHGVLSLSNRTDGQGFTQGDLDRTMLAASAFAVAFGGQQLARQAATWA; from the coding sequence ATGTCCCGTTTCGATCTCCGCGATGTCTCCGAGCGGCTGACCAAGTCGCGCAGCGTCGAGTCGGTCATCTCCGAGTTCCTTCGCTCGCTGCACTCCATGCGCTCGGACTGGTATTCGACGCTCGCCTTCTACGAAGTGAGCCAGGACGCGCTGGTGGACGTCTACGAGCTCGACCAGAACCGTCTGGTGCGCCGCAACATCGTCGTTCCGGTCGAGAGCCTTCCGCACACGCTGGTCCGCAAGGTCTTTCACTCCACCATGCCGATCCAGCAGAACGGCCGCGAGACGGTGTTCTCGCCGGGCGGCGCCACCGCCCACTACACGCCGTCGCGGAGCGAAGCCAGCGACCTGATGGCGCTCACCGTGCTCACCGAATGGGAATCGTGCATCTGCATGCCGCTCGCCTATCAGGACGACCTGATCGCCATCCTGGTCATCTCGAGCGCCAAGAAGAATGCGTTCGCGGGCAAGGCGCTCGGCGAGCTCATCCCCCTGAAGAGCATCGCCACGGTTGCGCTGGCGCAGAACCTCTACCGCACGCATCGCAAGCCGCCGCAGCCGCGCGAGGCGGCGCCCGAGCCCATCGCCGGCCCGCCTTCGAGCGAGGTCGACGAGCGGAGCCAGCAATCGGCGCAGCTCGACCGCGAGAGCCAGGATCGCACCGCCCAGATCGAAGCGCTGCTCGGGCAGATCGAGACTCTGGACCGCAGCTCGTCGAGCTACAAGGAAGAGCTCGAGCGCGTGAAGGTCGCGGTTTCCGCCATGGAGGAGAGCTCGGAGTCGGCGGTCGAGATCCTGACCGAGACCTATCAGCAGCTCCAGACCACGCAGTGGACGCTCGAGGAGCTGCAGGCCACGGTGGATACGATGAAGGAGGTGTTCCAGCTCCTCTCCGAGGAAGTGTCGCGCGACTTCCTGCCCGAGGTCATGGTGGAGTGGTTCTGCGCGCATCAGGAAGTCGCTCGCTGCAGCCTGCTGGTGCCCGACGAAGCCGGCTCCACACTCCAGGTCGCCGCGCATCGCGGGATCGATCCTTCGGTCGCGGGGCGAGTGCGCGTCCGCGTGGGCCAAGGGGTGGCGGGCTGGGTGGCGGCGCATCGCAAGCCGCTGTACGTGCGAGTGAGCGAGGACGCCAAGTCGCTGGGACGCTCTCCGGACGGCACCTACAATTCGGATTCGTTCATCGTCGTGCCGCTCGTCCACAACGGCCAGATGCACGGCGTGCTGAGCCTCAGCAATCGCACCGACGGGCAGGGATTCACTCAGGGAGACCTGGATCGCACGATGCTCGCCGCCTCGGCCTTCGCCGTCGCCTTCGGCGGGCAGCAGCTCGCGCGTCAGGCCGCGACCTGGGCCTGA
- a CDS encoding NAD(P)/FAD-dependent oxidoreductase, which produces MMPELLIVGAGPCGVSAALWARSLGLSPLIVERSARAGGQLQLVHFVPVNVAGADHVPGTALAERLAVQLAENDIEVRYETPIVALESKTAAIRTASGERIEAEAILMATGVRRRHLDVPGETELEGHGVSYSATQDRTRFAGEDVAVVGGGDAAFENALILSAVGCHVTLIVRGTPRARAEFRERVSKDARIEVMERTRVVAIEGDRVLERLRLENERGAFLLPVAGMVIKVGVMPNSEWCAGGVERDADGYVLVDETFATSHPRVWAAGDVTRPPLLGISVASGHGALAAGAIRLALRG; this is translated from the coding sequence ATGATGCCCGAGCTGCTGATCGTGGGCGCCGGACCGTGCGGCGTCTCGGCGGCCCTGTGGGCGCGCTCGCTGGGCCTGTCGCCGCTCATCGTCGAGCGCTCTGCCCGCGCGGGAGGACAGCTCCAGCTCGTGCACTTCGTCCCGGTGAACGTGGCCGGGGCGGACCACGTGCCCGGGACCGCGCTCGCCGAGCGGCTCGCGGTGCAGCTGGCCGAGAACGACATCGAGGTCCGTTACGAGACGCCAATCGTGGCGCTCGAATCGAAGACCGCCGCGATCCGCACCGCGTCGGGAGAGCGGATCGAGGCCGAAGCGATCCTGATGGCGACCGGGGTGCGGCGGCGCCATCTCGATGTGCCGGGTGAGACCGAGCTCGAAGGTCACGGGGTCTCGTACTCGGCGACTCAGGATCGCACTCGATTCGCCGGCGAGGACGTCGCCGTGGTGGGCGGTGGCGACGCGGCGTTCGAGAACGCGCTCATCCTCTCGGCTGTCGGCTGCCACGTGACGTTGATCGTGCGCGGCACGCCGCGAGCGCGGGCGGAGTTCCGCGAGCGGGTCTCGAAGGACGCGCGCATCGAGGTCATGGAGCGCACCAGGGTCGTGGCGATCGAAGGCGATCGCGTGCTGGAGAGGCTGCGTCTCGAGAACGAGCGCGGCGCCTTCCTGCTGCCGGTCGCCGGCATGGTGATCAAGGTGGGGGTGATGCCCAACTCCGAGTGGTGCGCCGGCGGAGTCGAGCGCGACGCCGACGGCTACGTGCTGGTCGACGAGACCTTCGCCACCTCGCACCCGCGCGTGTGGGCCGCGGGAGACGTGACTCGTCCGCCGCTGCTCGGCATCTCGGTCGCGAGCGGCCATGGGGCGCTGGCGGCGGGCGCCATTCGGCTGGCCCTCCGCGGCTGA
- a CDS encoding aspartate kinase, with the protein MPVVVQKYGGTSVANPDRIRAVASRVAEARREGDQLAVVVSAMGQTTDELLRLAAQVSAHPSRRELDMLLTTGERVSMALLAMALHDLGVEAISFTGSQSGILTEGPHSAARIVEVRPDRLRAELQRGRVVIVAGFQGVDPKTKEITTLGRGGSDTTAVALAAALAPAVCEIYTDVSGVYTADPRLVPGARVIPEMGYRACSALAHSGGKVLHARCVDLAARERVPLSVRSSFDGEPGTRIVEDRDMEGPRVEAVAHREDCSIVVAEGNAGGRGEARGILETVASVFPELELIAHEQQTDAHAALVWVGSASDAKALERDFQRLRGPGGEWTLRVESGAAFVSVIGLGLSAREAAKAEGALEKAGVRIAALRSSPMALTFRVSPDRVEDSVRALHAAFLEG; encoded by the coding sequence ATGCCGGTGGTGGTCCAGAAATACGGCGGCACGTCCGTCGCGAATCCCGATCGCATTCGAGCGGTCGCCTCGCGCGTGGCGGAGGCGCGCCGCGAGGGCGATCAGCTCGCGGTCGTGGTGTCGGCGATGGGTCAGACCACCGACGAGCTGCTGCGTCTGGCGGCGCAGGTCTCCGCGCACCCGAGCCGCCGGGAGCTCGACATGCTGCTCACGACGGGCGAGCGTGTGTCGATGGCGCTGCTGGCCATGGCGCTCCACGATCTCGGCGTCGAGGCGATCTCCTTCACCGGATCGCAGAGCGGCATCCTCACCGAGGGTCCCCACAGCGCGGCGCGCATCGTCGAGGTCCGGCCGGACCGTCTGCGGGCGGAGCTCCAGCGCGGCCGGGTGGTGATCGTCGCCGGATTCCAGGGCGTCGACCCGAAGACCAAGGAGATCACCACCCTGGGCCGCGGCGGCTCGGACACCACGGCGGTCGCCCTGGCCGCGGCGCTCGCCCCCGCGGTCTGCGAGATCTACACCGACGTCAGCGGGGTCTACACCGCCGATCCGCGGCTGGTGCCAGGCGCGCGCGTCATCCCGGAGATGGGGTATCGCGCGTGCTCGGCGCTCGCCCACTCGGGCGGCAAGGTGCTGCACGCGCGGTGCGTCGATCTGGCGGCCCGCGAGCGCGTGCCGCTCAGCGTGCGCTCGTCGTTCGATGGTGAGCCAGGAACTCGAATCGTGGAGGATCGCGACATGGAAGGACCTCGCGTGGAAGCGGTGGCTCACCGGGAAGACTGCTCGATCGTCGTCGCCGAAGGCAATGCCGGAGGACGCGGTGAAGCACGCGGCATCCTGGAGACCGTGGCGAGCGTCTTCCCGGAGCTCGAGCTGATCGCCCACGAGCAACAGACCGACGCGCATGCGGCGCTGGTCTGGGTGGGCAGCGCGTCGGACGCCAAAGCGCTCGAGCGTGATTTCCAGCGGCTGCGCGGTCCGGGCGGCGAGTGGACGCTGCGGGTGGAGTCCGGCGCGGCGTTCGTGTCCGTGATCGGCCTCGGCCTCTCGGCGCGGGAGGCCGCGAAAGCCGAGGGCGCGCTCGAGAAGGCCGGTGTCCGGATCGCGGCGCTGCGCTCGAGCCCGATGGCACTCACGTTCCGGGTCTCGCCGGACCGCGTCGAAGACTCCGTGCGCGCGCTGCACGCCGCGTTTCTCGAGGGCTGA
- a CDS encoding SPFH domain-containing protein → MIGTLGTMLMFVLLLIALVALARSARVVAQYEKGLVLRLGRYRATADSGLTFLVPMIEDMVKVDMRERVINVEPQKVITKDNVSVTVDAVIYYRISDPVKATFEVQNFAYAATTLAQTNLRNLIGDKSLDETLTARDTINANLRAVLDEATGTWGVKVTRVEVQKIDPPADITEAMSRQMKAERDKRANILEAEGVKQAAILSAEGVRQSEILRAEGDAQARITRATAEAKAIEMVSNAAEQFFKERAEVSKKLDVLNTVLANQTKFIVPAGSDLVNVLGLDDKNVVPVRR, encoded by the coding sequence ATGATCGGCACGCTGGGAACGATGCTGATGTTCGTGTTGTTGCTGATCGCGCTCGTGGCCCTGGCGCGGTCCGCGCGGGTGGTGGCTCAGTACGAGAAGGGACTGGTCCTGCGTCTGGGGCGCTACCGGGCCACCGCCGATTCGGGACTGACCTTCCTGGTTCCGATGATCGAGGACATGGTCAAGGTGGACATGCGAGAGCGTGTCATCAACGTGGAGCCGCAGAAGGTGATCACCAAGGACAACGTCTCGGTCACAGTGGATGCGGTGATCTACTACCGCATCAGCGATCCAGTGAAGGCCACTTTCGAGGTCCAGAACTTTGCTTACGCCGCCACCACGCTGGCCCAGACCAACCTGAGGAACCTGATCGGCGACAAGTCGCTCGACGAGACCCTCACCGCGCGCGACACGATCAACGCCAACCTTCGCGCCGTGCTCGACGAGGCCACGGGAACCTGGGGCGTCAAGGTGACGCGGGTCGAGGTGCAGAAAATCGACCCGCCGGCCGACATCACCGAAGCCATGTCCCGCCAGATGAAGGCCGAGCGCGACAAGCGCGCCAACATCCTCGAGGCGGAGGGCGTGAAACAGGCTGCGATCCTCTCGGCGGAGGGCGTGCGCCAGTCGGAGATCCTGCGCGCGGAGGGCGACGCGCAAGCGCGCATCACCCGCGCCACCGCCGAAGCCAAGGCGATCGAGATGGTGTCCAACGCGGCCGAGCAGTTCTTCAAGGAGCGCGCCGAGGTCAGCAAGAAGCTCGACGTGCTGAACACGGTGCTCGCGAACCAGACCAAGTTCATCGTGCCGGCGGGATCCGACCTGGTGAACGTGCTCGGCCTCGACGACAAGAACGTGGTGCCGGTCCGACGCTAG
- a CDS encoding glycosyltransferase: MTSKLPTITVIVVTRDRPALLADALASIEAQRVAPLEVRIADDGDLPATEVVGRATLLEVTVIPVNVRRPGAARNRAAASARGEVLAFLDDDDRWRPRHLEGLCGAFASDPRCGLAYRDAVVVRERIEPGGRRLDVESRTIARDWDPVVMRRNDFIPPSALAVRRSWFERLGGFDESFAFSEDWDFLLRAEHLGSPCRVPGATVEIRMREHGHASQDVSAVRRDCLERLAARHGFQSPDIKTFWEVAQDLTLPGRAS; this comes from the coding sequence GTGACTTCGAAGCTCCCGACGATCACGGTGATCGTGGTCACCCGCGATCGGCCGGCCCTCCTCGCCGATGCCCTGGCGTCGATCGAAGCGCAACGCGTGGCGCCGCTCGAAGTGCGGATCGCCGATGACGGCGACCTCCCGGCGACCGAGGTGGTCGGACGAGCGACCCTGCTCGAAGTCACCGTGATCCCGGTGAACGTCCGCCGCCCGGGCGCCGCGCGCAATCGAGCCGCGGCTTCCGCGCGGGGCGAGGTGCTGGCATTCCTCGACGACGACGATCGCTGGCGACCGCGCCACCTCGAAGGATTGTGCGGAGCCTTCGCCTCCGATCCACGATGCGGCCTGGCTTACCGCGACGCGGTGGTCGTGCGCGAGCGCATCGAACCCGGTGGACGCCGCCTCGACGTGGAGAGCCGCACGATCGCGCGCGACTGGGATCCCGTGGTGATGAGACGGAATGACTTCATTCCGCCGAGCGCTCTGGCGGTGCGGCGATCGTGGTTCGAGCGGCTCGGCGGCTTCGACGAGAGCTTCGCGTTCTCCGAGGACTGGGACTTCCTGCTGCGCGCCGAGCATCTCGGATCGCCGTGCCGCGTTCCGGGCGCGACGGTGGAGATCCGCATGCGTGAGCACGGCCACGCCAGCCAGGACGTGAGTGCTGTGCGGCGCGACTGCCTGGAGCGTCTGGCGGCCCGTCACGGATTCCAGTCGCCCGACATCAAGACGTTCTGGGAGGTCGCTCAGGACCTGACGTTGCCGGGCCGCGCGTCATGA
- the folE gene encoding GTP cyclohydrolase I encodes MAHEPPSFDLEAVERTMADLIRALGLDPGAEPELVETPSRVASMYAEILSGLSAPEPDLATFERPESAGDDLVLVRDIPFYSLCVHHFVPFFGRATIAYLPGARLIGISGLPRVLEHYARRPQLQERLGAEVAEHLRRALEPRGVAVILAARHLCMEMRGIRKPGLVETRTLRGALAEPAWAGALGAPRGETADPHSPLP; translated from the coding sequence ATGGCGCACGAGCCCCCGTCCTTCGATCTGGAAGCCGTCGAGCGGACGATGGCGGATCTGATCCGCGCGCTCGGGCTCGATCCTGGGGCCGAGCCCGAGCTCGTCGAGACGCCTTCGCGGGTGGCGTCGATGTACGCGGAGATATTGTCGGGCCTCTCGGCGCCGGAGCCCGATCTCGCCACGTTCGAGCGACCCGAGTCTGCCGGCGACGATCTCGTGCTGGTGCGCGACATCCCTTTCTATTCGCTGTGCGTCCACCACTTCGTCCCGTTCTTCGGGCGCGCCACCATCGCCTACCTGCCGGGCGCCAGGCTGATCGGAATCAGCGGGCTGCCGCGCGTGCTCGAGCACTACGCGCGCCGTCCCCAGCTGCAGGAGCGGCTGGGCGCCGAGGTGGCGGAGCATCTGCGCCGCGCGCTGGAGCCACGCGGCGTCGCGGTGATTCTCGCCGCGCGCCATCTGTGCATGGAGATGCGCGGCATCCGCAAACCCGGCCTGGTCGAGACCCGGACGCTCCGCGGCGCGCTCGCCGAGCCCGCCTGGGCGGGGGCGCTGGGAGCGCCGAGGGGGGAGACGGCCGACCCCCATTCACCGCTTCCATGA
- a CDS encoding NfeD family protein has translation MMNWNWVLLLAGGLMILIEVLLGGFAGFDLVLIGSAFVLGGIVGLVIGNPVAGFVTASLLCIAYITLGRRWVRDRVRSQKVASNVDALVGQQGRVLLRIAEHEAGQVKVKDETWRAVPASGATGPFEPGSVVTVAGVEGVTLQVRGDR, from the coding sequence ATGATGAATTGGAATTGGGTGCTGCTGCTCGCCGGCGGGCTGATGATCCTCATCGAGGTCCTGCTCGGCGGCTTCGCGGGATTCGATCTGGTTCTGATCGGCTCGGCCTTCGTGCTGGGTGGAATCGTCGGCCTGGTCATCGGCAACCCTGTGGCGGGCTTCGTCACGGCCAGCCTCCTGTGCATCGCCTACATCACGCTCGGCCGTCGCTGGGTCCGGGACCGGGTCAGATCTCAGAAAGTCGCAAGCAATGTAGATGCGCTGGTGGGTCAGCAGGGGCGCGTCCTTTTGCGAATCGCCGAGCACGAAGCAGGTCAAGTCAAGGTCAAGGATGAGACGTGGCGCGCGGTCCCGGCCTCCGGGGCGACCGGGCCTTTCGAGCCGGGAAGCGTCGTGACGGTGGCGGGCGTGGAGGGCGTGACCCTCCAGGTGAGGGGAGATCGATGA